DNA from Solirubrobacterales bacterium:
TCGTCTGTAGGGCGCGATCGCTTCAGCGGCACGACGACGTCGTCGTGTTGCTCGGCCGAGCTCTGAATGTCTGCAGGCACGTTCGCCTCTCTTGACAACTGGCGGGCGCTCCGCGCCACCATCCCTGCGCCGGCATTGCCCGGATCAGGTTCAGACGGTCGGCGGCCCGGATGCCGCCCTCTCAGCCCCAACTCACAGGGCTCCCGTTGTCCCCCATGGTACTCCCGAGGCTGCGCGATACTGAGCTCATGGCCACCGCTGGCGATCAACGGCTGCGTGCGGTGGAGGCCGCGCGCCTGTACTTCGTCTGCGAGGGCCGACCGCGCGGCATCGACGCGCGGTCGTTGCTCGAGGCGACCCTGGGGGCCGGCGTGGAGATCGTCCAGCTGCGGGAGAAGTCCCCGCGCACCGACGAAGAGTTGATCGCCCTCGCCCACCCCTTCCGCCGGACGGCCGACGATCACGGAGCACTGTTCATCCTCAACGACCGGCCAGACCTGGTCGCGGCCTGCCAGGCCGACGGCGTCCACGTGGGACAGGAGGACATGCCGGTGGCCCAGGCGCGTCAACTCGCCGGTCCGGGGGCCCTGGTCGGGCTGTCGACCCATTCGCGCAAGCAGGTCGATGCGGCGTGCGCCGCCACTGGTGCGAACCGTCCCGACCAGATCAGCGTGGGCCCGGTGTGGGCAACCCCGACCAAGGAGGGCCGGCCGGGCACCGGACTCGGGCTGATCGAGTACGCCGCCGCGGAGGTGACGATCCCCTGGTTCGCGATCGGAGGGATCGATGCCGTTAACGTCGCCTCGGTTGTGGCCGCCGGCGCTGAGCGGATCGTCGTGGTTCGCGCAATCCGCGACGCCGCAGATCCCGGCGCTGCCGCGCGCGGCCTTCGCGAAGCGCTCGGGCAGCGCGTCGGAGCTGCCGGCTGATGGCCAACCGGGAGCGCCGGCGCGCGAACCGCTCGAAGCGCAAGGCGCGATCCGTCGAGCGGAGAAGCCAGATCACCGCTCGCTCCGAGGTGCGAAACCGCGCCGCGCGGGAAGCCCTTGAGCCCCTTCAGGAGGGCGAGCGCCCGGCGATCGTCACCGTCGGGGCAGTGCTCTCCGGCGTGGTCGCCGCCTCGATCGTGATCGCATACCTGGCGGGCGCCGAGGTCGACGGCGAGCGGCCGGAGTTGCTCCAGGTGATCCCGCCGGCCGCGCTCATGGGCGCGATGTCGTACGGAATGTGGCGAGCCCGGTACTGGGCGGTACTCGGCTTCCAGGCAGTTTTGGCGCTGCTGATCGTGGCGGCAACTCTCGGACTGGTGGGCGCCGAGACCGGGGTCCAGCTTGCGGGCAACCTGGCCCTGATCGCCGTCACGGGCACCCTCTTCTACTTCATGATCAAGGCCCTGGCCCGCATCCAGATGCCCGAGCGAGCGCCGCGGGAGTAGAGCGCCCTTATAGAGTCGCGGGCATGGCCGAGCGCTACGACGTGATCGTGATCGGAGGTGGCCCGGGCGGCTACGTCGCCGCGATCCGCGCCGCGCAGCTCGGCCAGAAGACGGCGGTCGTCGAGGCGGACAAGCCGGGCGGGCGCTGCCTCAACTACGCGTGCATTCCGGCGAAGACGATGCTCCACACGGCCGAGCTCTACGACCACGCACTCAATGACGCCGAGCTCGGCATCAAGGTGGAGGGCGCGAGCCTCGACTGGAAGGCGCTCGGGGCCAGGCGGGCCAAGGTCTCGGAAGGGCTGTCAGGCGGGGTGAAGTTTCTCTGGGACAAGAACAAGGTCGCCCTGATCGCGGGGGAGGGCACGCTGACCGGCGACGGAAACGTGAAGGTCGGCGACGATACCTACGAGGCTGGCGCGGTGGTGCTCGCCACCGGCTCGGTCGCGATGGCCATCCCCGGCGTGGAGTTCGGCGAGCGCGTGGTCGACACCTGGGGGGCCTGGTCGCTCCCAGAGCAACCGAAGAAGATCGCCGTGGTTGGGGCGGGCGCATCCGGTGCGGAGATCGCATCCGCATATGGACGCTTCGGGACCGAGGTGATCCTGATCGAGATGCTCGACCAGATCCTCCCAGCCGAGGACAAGGACGTCGCGAAGGTGGTCGAGCGCGCCTTCCGCAAG
Protein-coding regions in this window:
- the thiE gene encoding thiamine phosphate synthase, with the protein product MATAGDQRLRAVEAARLYFVCEGRPRGIDARSLLEATLGAGVEIVQLREKSPRTDEELIALAHPFRRTADDHGALFILNDRPDLVAACQADGVHVGQEDMPVAQARQLAGPGALVGLSTHSRKQVDAACAATGANRPDQISVGPVWATPTKEGRPGTGLGLIEYAAAEVTIPWFAIGGIDAVNVASVVAAGAERIVVVRAIRDAADPGAAARGLREALGQRVGAAG